Proteins from a genomic interval of Polaribacter sp. Q13:
- a CDS encoding lipopolysaccharide biosynthesis protein: MIKSITSKHFHNYFSSFLQRFAMILSQLFLIPAFILNLGIDQYGEWLILTTIPNYLLLSDLGLTLTVTNEICRLINIKEYSSQQKLFKATLTFLSLVGVFLIFVFIILSNFIDFGKLLNFQFLSTKDVFLILGGFMINIFSYLIFLVTIGYFKALNLFHKHEYFLALTLFLDFIATLIILNLNVDLYFIPITMFIIRFGMILIVNAQLKKYKFYKFGFTLGLNRVINMLPVSLKFSFFQLGTAFFIQGSTFLVGMVLGPAMVVIFNTIRTLVNTLRSFISILYIPTMQEFTILITKNLKKEAFLKLKKLMILIFLISLASAFGIYFLRDFIFELWFKNSFSYDVKFLAFMLCSIVIYNLWNAASMLPMSINRMNELALYPLLGIVVLIVQYFILPKTGLTGLAISFIFIDLVMLFLVLKLNYTILKTQKRFLK; encoded by the coding sequence ATGATTAAATCAATTACTAGTAAGCATTTTCATAATTACTTTTCATCTTTCTTGCAAAGGTTCGCTATGATATTGTCACAATTATTTTTAATTCCTGCTTTTATCTTAAATTTAGGGATTGATCAATATGGAGAATGGTTAATATTGACAACAATACCTAATTACCTTTTGTTGAGTGATTTGGGATTAACTTTGACTGTAACAAACGAAATTTGTAGATTAATAAATATAAAGGAATACTCGAGTCAGCAGAAATTATTTAAAGCCACATTAACCTTCCTTTCCTTAGTTGGTGTTTTTCTGATTTTTGTGTTTATAATTTTATCCAACTTTATAGATTTTGGAAAATTACTAAATTTTCAATTTTTATCTACTAAAGACGTTTTTTTAATACTTGGTGGATTTATGATAAATATTTTTAGTTATTTAATATTTCTAGTTACTATAGGATATTTTAAAGCTCTTAATTTATTTCATAAGCACGAATATTTTTTAGCATTAACTCTTTTTCTAGACTTTATTGCTACTTTAATTATTTTAAATTTAAACGTTGACCTGTATTTTATTCCAATTACTATGTTTATCATTCGCTTTGGAATGATATTAATAGTGAATGCCCAATTAAAAAAATATAAATTCTATAAATTTGGTTTTACACTAGGTTTAAATAGAGTAATAAATATGTTACCTGTATCTTTAAAATTCAGTTTTTTTCAGTTAGGCACTGCTTTTTTTATTCAAGGAAGCACGTTTTTGGTAGGAATGGTGTTAGGACCAGCAATGGTTGTAATATTTAATACAATTAGAACTTTGGTAAATACATTGAGATCATTTATTAGTATTTTATATATTCCTACAATGCAGGAGTTTACAATTTTGATAACAAAAAATTTAAAAAAAGAAGCATTTCTAAAATTAAAAAAATTAATGATTTTAATCTTTTTGATATCATTAGCATCTGCGTTTGGAATATACTTTTTAAGAGATTTTATTTTCGAATTATGGTTTAAAAATAGTTTTTCTTATGATGTTAAATTTTTAGCATTTATGTTATGCTCTATTGTTATTTATAATCTTTGGAATGCTGCTAGTATGTTACCAATGTCTATTAATAGAATGAATGAATTAGCGTTATACCCTCTTTTGGGTATTGTGGTATTAATTGTTCAATATTTTATATTACCTAAAACAGGTTTAACTGGGTTAGCTATTAGTTTTATCTTTATAGACCTAGTAATGTTGTTTTTAGTGTTGAAGCTTAATTATACCATATTAAAAACACAAAAACGCTTCCTAAAATGA
- the wzy gene encoding O-antigen polysaccharide polymerase Wzy, translated as MKKRLFILLVLLIVFIILQISNTFPLQHRLLFITNFVVLLFFTAFYLLNEKDFSPFIASYIVFSFMFFIMAPILQLDELFRGNNKRFFNGLIYSNALILKANLLIITFNIIFLSVYFYLNKYYKNIKTITYRKNIPFYILLFFVINIFVFIIKYDYLMTKISLASYSEVTSKMSAILNAKFFFYLPFAPLALGVQYLKKNWNNRKQNFYIIYSIVITLLFIFLLYNNPLTAKRNALGPIYITLIFMFIPKWVNTNFKILFLLLFSLIVLFPLSSLLTHSDKNLSEMSFNEIVSYKNVKERVSGQFTNLNFDAFLMTAATIDYVEREGHSMGRQLLPSGLFFIPRAIWVSKPITTGEMIGEHIQKYHDKSIWFHNLAVPFVAESYIDFGVIGVVIYAILLAFLCLKFVSWLKSNDPLRQLSAFYFSIHLIFLLRGDLTNGYVYYIIPFFSFFVFPKIIMKLLR; from the coding sequence ATGAAAAAACGCTTATTTATTTTATTAGTGCTTCTTATCGTTTTTATAATTCTTCAAATAAGTAATACTTTTCCTTTACAACATAGACTATTGTTTATTACTAATTTTGTGGTATTATTATTTTTTACAGCATTTTACTTACTTAATGAAAAAGACTTCTCACCTTTTATAGCCTCCTATATTGTGTTTTCTTTTATGTTCTTTATTATGGCACCAATACTACAATTAGATGAGCTTTTTAGAGGAAATAACAAACGTTTTTTTAATGGATTAATTTATTCTAATGCCCTTATTTTAAAAGCTAATTTATTAATAATCACATTTAATATAATTTTTTTGAGTGTATATTTTTATTTAAACAAATATTATAAAAATATAAAAACCATTACGTACCGTAAAAATATCCCTTTTTATATTTTACTTTTTTTCGTCATCAATATATTCGTTTTTATTATAAAATATGATTATTTAATGACTAAAATTAGTTTAGCATCTTATTCTGAAGTAACAAGTAAAATGAGTGCTATACTTAACGCTAAGTTTTTTTTCTACTTGCCGTTTGCTCCTTTAGCGCTTGGTGTACAATACTTAAAGAAGAATTGGAATAATAGAAAACAAAATTTTTATATAATTTACTCAATTGTAATTACACTACTTTTTATTTTCTTATTATATAACAATCCATTAACAGCTAAGAGAAATGCATTAGGGCCCATTTATATTACTTTAATTTTTATGTTTATCCCAAAATGGGTGAATACAAACTTTAAAATATTGTTTTTGTTGTTATTTAGTTTAATTGTTTTATTTCCGTTATCTAGTTTACTTACGCATTCAGATAAGAATTTGTCTGAAATGTCTTTTAATGAAATTGTTTCTTATAAAAATGTTAAAGAGCGTGTTTCTGGTCAGTTTACTAATTTAAATTTTGATGCTTTTTTAATGACAGCAGCTACTATTGATTATGTAGAGAGAGAAGGACATTCTATGGGGCGTCAATTATTACCCTCTGGTTTATTTTTTATACCAAGAGCTATTTGGGTAAGCAAGCCTATTACTACTGGAGAAATGATAGGGGAACATATTCAAAAATATCACGATAAAAGTATATGGTTTCATAATTTAGCAGTACCATTTGTAGCTGAATCGTATATAGATTTTGGAGTTATTGGAGTTGTAATTTATGCAATACTTTTGGCTTTCCTTTGTCTAAAATTTGTAAGTTGGTTAAAATCAAATGACCCGCTAAGGCAATTAAGTGCGTTTTATTTTTCTATACACTTAATTTTTTTATTAAGAGGAGACCTAACAAATGGGTATGTTTATTATATTATTCCTTTTTTCTCTTTCTTTGTTTTTCCTAAAATAATAATGAAATTATTAAGATGA